In Afipia sp. GAS231, a single window of DNA contains:
- the clpS gene encoding ATP-dependent Clp protease adapter ClpS: MSNDENRNPGANGPSTSVITKVKPKTKRPNLYRVLILNDDYTPMEFVVHVLEKFFQKDAEAATKIMLHVHHHGIGECGVFTYEIAETKVTQVMDFARKHQHPLQCVMEKK, from the coding sequence ATGAGCAATGACGAGAACCGCAATCCCGGCGCCAATGGGCCGTCGACGTCGGTCATCACCAAGGTCAAGCCGAAGACCAAGCGGCCGAACCTGTATCGCGTGCTGATTCTGAACGACGACTACACGCCGATGGAGTTCGTGGTTCACGTGCTGGAGAAGTTCTTCCAGAAGGACGCCGAAGCGGCCACCAAGATCATGCTGCACGTCCATCACCACGGTATCGGCGAGTGCGGCGTGTTTACCTATGAGATCGCCGAGACCAAAGTCACGCAGGTGATGGATTTTGCGCGCAAGCACCAACACCCCCTGCAATGCGTGATGGAAAAGAAATAG
- a CDS encoding TadE/TadG family type IV pilus assembly protein encodes MLDTTIFSRVRAATRRFAGANQGNIAVLFAIAAVPVISFVGAAIDYTRANAARSAMQAALDSTALMLGKDLTDGTITTSQISTQATNYFNALYRNADAKSVSITATYTAAAGNGSTILLAGSGMVNTDFMKVAGFPSLNFNTNSTAAWGNVRMRVAMALDNTGSMAQDGKIAALRTSAASLVDQLSALARNPGDVYISVVPFAKEVNVGSSNHTQSWIDWSLWDSNSLTNSWGTCSQASKTTRSSCQSAGKVWTPDRTKWTGCVTDRTPPYNSQDTAPTAGNVPTLFPADEYYENSQYYCKTGNNPPLQKLMPLSYDWTAIKATINAMQPTGGTNQPIGISWAWQSLQQTLPLSAPAEDSNYTYKHALIVLSDGLNTEDRWPAHGNGNTQYGGAIDAIQQTLCTNIKNSGVVVYAIQLNTGSPGDPTSTALQNCASSLDKFYLVRDASQTLSVFNSIGTSLAKLRVAK; translated from the coding sequence ATGCTCGATACTACCATTTTCAGTCGTGTTCGCGCTGCCACCCGCCGGTTCGCGGGTGCCAACCAGGGTAATATCGCGGTGCTGTTTGCGATCGCGGCGGTGCCGGTCATCAGCTTCGTGGGAGCGGCGATCGACTATACCCGCGCCAACGCCGCCCGCTCGGCGATGCAGGCAGCGCTCGACTCCACCGCGCTGATGCTGGGCAAGGACCTGACCGACGGCACCATCACGACGTCGCAGATCAGCACGCAGGCAACGAACTACTTCAATGCGCTCTACAGAAATGCCGACGCCAAGTCGGTTTCGATCACCGCAACCTACACGGCCGCGGCCGGCAACGGTTCGACGATCCTGTTGGCCGGCAGCGGCATGGTAAATACGGACTTCATGAAGGTCGCGGGCTTCCCGAGCCTCAACTTCAACACCAATTCGACCGCGGCCTGGGGCAACGTGCGCATGCGCGTGGCGATGGCGCTCGACAACACCGGATCGATGGCTCAGGACGGCAAGATCGCCGCGCTGCGGACGTCCGCAGCCAGCCTCGTCGACCAACTCAGCGCGCTCGCCAGAAATCCCGGCGACGTCTACATTTCCGTGGTTCCCTTCGCCAAGGAAGTCAACGTCGGCAGCAGCAACCACACCCAGAGCTGGATCGACTGGAGCCTCTGGGACAGCAACTCCCTCACCAATAGCTGGGGAACGTGCAGCCAGGCCAGCAAGACGACCAGAAGCTCCTGCCAGAGCGCCGGCAAGGTATGGACCCCAGATCGCACCAAGTGGACCGGTTGCGTCACCGACCGTACTCCCCCTTACAACAGCCAGGATACCGCGCCGACGGCGGGCAACGTACCGACGCTGTTCCCCGCCGACGAATATTATGAAAACAGCCAGTACTACTGCAAAACGGGCAACAACCCGCCGTTGCAGAAGCTGATGCCGCTGAGCTACGACTGGACGGCGATCAAGGCGACCATCAACGCGATGCAGCCGACCGGCGGCACCAACCAGCCGATCGGCATCTCCTGGGCCTGGCAGTCGCTGCAGCAGACCTTGCCGCTGAGCGCGCCGGCCGAGGACAGCAACTATACCTACAAGCATGCGCTGATCGTGCTGTCCGACGGTCTCAATACCGAAGACCGCTGGCCGGCTCACGGCAACGGCAATACCCAGTATGGCGGTGCGATCGACGCCATTCAGCAGACACTGTGCACAAACATCAAGAATTCGGGCGTCGTCGTCTACGCGATCCAGCTCAACACCGGCTCGCCCGGCGATCCGACCTCGACCGCTCTGCAAAATTGCGCCAGCAGCCTCGACAAGTTCTACCTCGTCAGGGACGCGAGCCAGACCCTGTCGGTGTTCAACTCGATCGGCACGTCGCTCGCCAAGCTGCGCGTCGCGAAATAA
- a CDS encoding phasin family protein, producing the protein MVKVEDIQSYSKEHLESVAASASNLQSGVQAIATAYGDYAKKSFEDTKSFVEKLSGVKSVDKVLEVQTEFARSAYETFVAESQKIAGLYTDLAKQTFKPYEGLVAKFVPATH; encoded by the coding sequence ATGGTCAAAGTTGAAGACATTCAGAGCTACAGCAAAGAGCATCTCGAGTCGGTCGCCGCTTCGGCGAGCAACCTGCAGAGCGGCGTTCAGGCGATCGCCACCGCCTATGGCGACTATGCCAAGAAGTCGTTCGAAGACACCAAGTCGTTTGTTGAAAAGCTCTCCGGCGTGAAGTCGGTGGACAAGGTGCTCGAAGTGCAGACCGAGTTCGCCCGTTCGGCCTATGAGACCTTCGTCGCCGAGTCGCAGAAGATTGCCGGCCTCTACACCGATCTCGCCAAGCAGACCTTCAAGCCCTACGAGGGCCTGGTCGCGAAGTTCGTCCCGGCTACGCACTAA
- a CDS encoding D-alanyl-D-alanine carboxypeptidase — MLRTTLASSRTLRACVLGLATFTTAILITSDSAEARRYRHRHVVSHHRSHDAGESYSPQFSSIIVDGNSGAVLSSNNPDGSRHPASLTKIMTLYLLFERLEAKKMNLDTEMEVSEHASEQAPTKLGLRPGQTVKVEDAIKGLVTRSANDAAVVIAEAIGGDEDDFAKMMTRKARALGMTKTTYRNASGLPNDEQVTTARDQATLGRAIQDRFPTYYRYFSTSVFNYHGQAIRNHNRLLGNVEGVDGIKTGYTRASGFNLVTSMRRGNRHLVGVVLGGRSGGSRDAIMRNLLAENLEKGATRRTVAAITERNPADANADVAEAEAATRPSEMVQVNGAIAASEPGMAAQAATRPVAPAKPSLMAAAAAALPPPPAKVEPQAKPEPAQFTSGVIQTQQIAAIPGSAEPMKPVKVKTVQVKAGPMKLASAGPSQPAPPITSTIPAHPEVAETSSAVVARASETNKTETARMDMPPQPANFGTRQGVLGVLPASSVASSAPKANPSQALAYADPAPRAVQENGAIKPAAPAAAHSGWIIQVGALESEGEAKQRIDLARSKASALLSKADPFTEPVVAKDNRKLFRARFAGLERDQAEAVCKTLKRADISCITVRN, encoded by the coding sequence ATGCTTCGTACAACCTTGGCTTCCTCGCGCACTTTGCGAGCTTGCGTTCTCGGGCTGGCTACCTTCACGACAGCGATCCTGATCACCAGCGACAGCGCCGAAGCGCGCCGTTACCGGCATCGCCATGTCGTCAGCCATCACCGCAGCCACGACGCTGGCGAGAGCTACAGCCCGCAATTTTCGTCGATCATCGTCGACGGCAATTCCGGTGCGGTGCTGAGCTCGAATAATCCCGACGGCAGCCGCCACCCCGCTTCACTGACCAAGATCATGACGCTCTATTTGCTGTTCGAGCGTCTCGAAGCCAAGAAAATGAACCTCGATACCGAAATGGAAGTGTCCGAACACGCTTCCGAACAGGCGCCGACCAAGCTCGGCCTGCGCCCGGGACAGACCGTCAAGGTCGAGGACGCCATCAAGGGCCTCGTCACCCGTTCGGCCAACGACGCCGCCGTCGTGATCGCCGAAGCCATCGGCGGCGACGAAGACGATTTCGCCAAGATGATGACGCGCAAGGCGCGCGCACTCGGCATGACCAAGACCACCTATCGCAACGCCTCGGGCCTTCCCAACGACGAACAGGTGACGACGGCCCGCGACCAGGCCACCCTCGGCCGCGCGATCCAGGATCGCTTCCCGACCTACTACCGTTACTTCTCGACCTCGGTGTTCAACTATCACGGCCAGGCCATCCGCAACCACAATCGCCTGCTCGGCAATGTCGAAGGCGTCGATGGCATCAAGACCGGTTACACCCGCGCCTCCGGCTTCAACCTCGTGACCTCGATGCGCCGCGGCAACCGCCATCTGGTGGGCGTGGTGCTGGGCGGCCGCAGCGGCGGTTCGCGCGACGCCATCATGCGCAACCTGCTCGCAGAGAATCTGGAAAAGGGCGCGACCAGGCGTACCGTCGCCGCGATCACCGAGCGCAACCCGGCCGACGCCAATGCCGACGTGGCCGAAGCCGAAGCCGCTACCCGGCCGAGCGAGATGGTTCAGGTCAATGGCGCGATCGCGGCCTCAGAGCCTGGAATGGCCGCGCAAGCCGCGACCCGCCCGGTTGCTCCTGCAAAGCCCTCGCTGATGGCGGCCGCCGCCGCAGCCCTGCCTCCGCCGCCGGCCAAGGTCGAACCGCAAGCCAAGCCCGAGCCCGCGCAGTTCACCAGCGGCGTGATCCAGACCCAGCAGATCGCAGCGATCCCCGGGTCGGCCGAACCGATGAAGCCGGTCAAGGTCAAGACCGTCCAGGTCAAAGCAGGACCGATGAAGCTCGCCTCCGCCGGCCCGTCGCAGCCGGCGCCGCCGATCACCAGCACCATTCCGGCCCACCCCGAAGTCGCCGAGACCTCCAGCGCCGTGGTGGCGAGGGCCTCCGAGACCAACAAGACCGAAACAGCCCGCATGGATATGCCGCCGCAGCCTGCCAATTTCGGCACCCGCCAAGGCGTCCTCGGCGTCCTGCCCGCCTCCAGCGTCGCCTCTTCCGCGCCGAAAGCCAACCCGTCGCAGGCTCTCGCCTATGCCGATCCGGCACCGCGCGCGGTGCAGGAGAACGGCGCAATCAAGCCGGCCGCTCCGGCCGCAGCCCATAGCGGCTGGATCATTCAGGTTGGTGCGCTGGAGAGCGAAGGCGAAGCCAAGCAGCGCATCGACCTCGCCCGCAGCAAGGCCTCGGCCCTGCTGAGCAAGGCCGATCCCTTCACCGAGCCTGTCGTCGCCAAGGACAACCGCAAACTGTTCCGCGCCCGTTTCGCCGGCCTTGAGCGCGATCAGGCCGAAGCGGTCTGCAAGACGCTGAAGCGCGCCGACATTTCCTGCATCACCGTCCGCAACTGA